The genomic stretch AGAGTTCCTGCTGGACCTATGACTTGCTTGGCATATTGCCAAGTATGCATATGGAAAGGTAGTTCCGACAACAGTGCCCAAACAGTAGCGATCGGCAAATCTTCATCCGGTTTAAAAGTCGAAGTCTATTTTGGTATCCACATTTGAGTGCCTCCGATTTCCACCACCATTTTGAAtcttatcacatcaaaatcttcATAATTTGTAAAGTCCAAGAACACATTAATTTTATCATAGACCCCAATTTTGACTGTGCCTTTCAAAGCAATTTTCTCAGAGAATTGAGCCCTAATTTTATCAACTTGGGGTCTTATCTTTAGAAATCTTCCAACCAGTGTCCTTTTGCATTCCTTCGCCATCACACCATAGTAGTGTTTAGCTTTGAATATAACTGCTGGCATTCCATTGTGGGTGATTCTTCTTGCAATTACCACAACGGCTGCATACAGTTTCTTTCCTTGAATTGCTCCATGGGGGAGCTTCACCGCATCAGGGGGGTTGTTTTGGTGTTCCAGACGCGCCGCCTGGCCACCGTCTGGGGCCTCCATGGGTGGCTCGTGATGTTCACAGAGTTAACAGAATATAGTCGTTGAGGGGTTTTAGTTTTAGAGAGAGAATTTTTTAAATGTTCTGATAATTAACATGTACTAGAAACTATGAACTAGAGACTATAAACTACAGTGGAAAATATTGACTAAAATGTAAGGCAATGAATATAATATTGATAGGAAATTGCTTTGCACAATTTACTTCAATACAATCTGATTTCTACGAAGATACCGCTACAAAAACTACCGCGTCCTTCAAACTCAAAGCAACAATAAAACACGGCCTTTCCTACTATTCAATCCGCTTTCGCTTACCAATTCTACAATTCCCTTCACACACAAATAACATACACACATTAAACCAAAGACTGAACAAACACCTATATATATTCCTCTCCTCTGATCAACAAAGAATATATCATTTCATCTCTACTATTGTAGCCTATAGTACAccaaaggaacaaagaaatacTATAGTCGGTAACTAATTTTTCATTCTTGATGGCAGAATCCCACTTGAACGGAGCCTATTATGGACCCTCCATTCCGCCACGGTCGAAAACCTACCACCGCCATGGCCGTGGCAGCAGCTGCAACCCATGTAGCTGTCTCTTCGACTGCCTCTGCaattgttttttcaaaattatctTCACCCTTCTGATCATCCTCGGAGTCATTGCATTAGTACTCTGGCTCGTTCTTCGTCCTAACAAAGTAAAATTCTACGTGACCGATGCTACATTGACTCAGTTCGATTTGTCCAACACAAACAACACTGTTCACTATGATCTTGCTCTCAATATGACTATTAGAAACCCAAACAAGCGTATTGGAATTTACTACGATGCGATTGAAGCTAGAGCTATGTATCAAGGGGAGAGATTTGCCAGTACGAATTTGGAACCATTTTATCAGGGTCACAAGAATACTAGCAGCTTGCATCCGGTGTTCAAAGGTCAGAGCTTGGTTCTATTGGGAGACAGAGAGAAATCCAATTATGATAATGAGAAGAATTTAGGGGTATATGAGATGGAAGTGAAGCTTTACATGCGTATAAGGCTTAAGGCTGGTtggatcaaaacacacaaaattaaGCCAAAGATTGAGTGTGATTTTAAGGTTCCTCTGGAGACTaa from Nicotiana sylvestris chromosome 12, ASM39365v2, whole genome shotgun sequence encodes the following:
- the LOC104231897 gene encoding NDR1/HIN1-like protein 10 yields the protein MAESHLNGAYYGPSIPPRSKTYHRHGRGSSCNPCSCLFDCLCNCFFKIIFTLLIILGVIALVLWLVLRPNKVKFYVTDATLTQFDLSNTNNTVHYDLALNMTIRNPNKRIGIYYDAIEARAMYQGERFASTNLEPFYQGHKNTSSLHPVFKGQSLVLLGDREKSNYDNEKNLGVYEMEVKLYMRIRLKAGWIKTHKIKPKIECDFKVPLETNGRSSSANFEETRCHLDW